A section of the Gloeobacter violaceus PCC 7421 genome encodes:
- a CDS encoding adenosine deaminase, producing MSLHAELHRHLGGSVVPRILWRYLVRQDHPLAEQYPEYKDFEAFFTRPRRSLEEYLELHTLVEHVQTLDALPYFVMRLIRGAYIFENLAYLEIRYTPYLRTDRNLAEDQRIAQMAEVVRAIGDAARSPEYPIVTSQILCMHSRLSDKVNRAIVDLAASMPEYICGIDVAGGDSHYAARLETFADLYKYALAMGIKTTAHLYETKDGIYPQLLPYVCRIGHGIQIPLLHPELLPQLAARRQCLEICPTTYIKTGTLSDIGQLRPVFERCFEAGVDIAICTDNAGLHDVRLPFEYENLLTNDVIDFKQLKACQEASFRHAFAWPHAKPPAAMLTTQTVG from the coding sequence ATGTCTTTGCACGCCGAACTTCATCGTCACCTGGGCGGGTCGGTGGTCCCCCGGATCCTCTGGCGCTACCTGGTGCGCCAGGATCACCCGCTCGCCGAGCAGTATCCCGAATACAAAGATTTCGAAGCCTTTTTTACCCGCCCCCGCCGCAGCCTCGAAGAATACCTCGAACTGCACACCCTCGTCGAGCACGTCCAGACGCTCGATGCCCTGCCTTATTTTGTCATGCGCCTCATCCGGGGCGCTTATATTTTCGAGAATCTTGCCTACCTCGAAATCCGCTACACGCCCTACCTGCGCACCGACCGCAACTTGGCCGAGGATCAGCGTATCGCCCAGATGGCCGAGGTGGTGCGCGCGATCGGCGATGCCGCCCGCTCTCCCGAGTACCCGATCGTCACCAGCCAGATCCTCTGCATGCACAGCCGCCTCAGCGATAAGGTCAACCGGGCGATCGTGGATCTGGCCGCCTCGATGCCCGAATATATCTGCGGTATCGACGTGGCCGGAGGCGACAGCCACTATGCAGCCCGGCTCGAGACGTTTGCAGATCTCTACAAATACGCCCTTGCCATGGGCATCAAGACCACCGCCCATCTATACGAGACCAAAGACGGCATCTACCCGCAGCTCTTGCCCTACGTCTGCCGCATCGGCCACGGCATTCAAATTCCGCTGCTGCACCCGGAGCTTCTGCCGCAACTGGCAGCCCGCCGCCAGTGTCTGGAAATTTGCCCGACCACCTATATCAAGACCGGTACCCTGAGCGACATTGGCCAGCTGCGTCCCGTCTTCGAGCGCTGCTTTGAAGCGGGCGTCGACATCGCCATCTGCACCGACAACGCCGGTCTGCACGATGTGCGGCTGCCCTTCGAGTACGAAAATCTGCTCACCAACGACGTCATCGACTTCAAGCAGCTCAAAGCCTGCCAGGAGGCGAGCTTCCGCCACGCCTTCGCCTGGCCCCACGCCAAGCCGCCTGCGGCGATGCTCACCACCCAGACCGTCGGCTGA
- a CDS encoding metallophosphoesterase family protein — translation MRVQAVHKQPFHAIPYRAVAPSGEVRSRWFGLSHATVDRLPEGCDAVFACSDLQGIFERAGEEAPRLLGEAVAAELAKLAGGGYLPGAARVGVLLCGDLFVRPQLDRRGGIGDVRPVWRAFARHFRWVAGVAGNHDDFGTAKERAAFLSEPGIHLLDGEVVDLGGLRVAGLGGIIGDPVKPQRRKEKDFVRALKKLVGARPDVMLLHQGPDAPEFKLSGHRAVREVLGRAPVPLVMSGHTHWKEPLATNFRGSQLLNLEGRGLLLQRGVPSLPAGLKLQFSGAHWHLAAEL, via the coding sequence ATGCGCGTTCAAGCCGTCCACAAGCAGCCTTTTCATGCCATTCCCTACCGTGCCGTCGCCCCGAGCGGTGAGGTGCGAAGCCGCTGGTTCGGATTGTCCCACGCGACGGTGGACCGGCTGCCCGAGGGGTGCGACGCGGTATTTGCCTGCTCGGATTTGCAGGGGATCTTCGAGCGGGCGGGCGAAGAGGCGCCCCGTTTGCTCGGGGAGGCAGTAGCGGCGGAGTTGGCGAAACTCGCGGGCGGCGGTTATTTACCCGGGGCCGCTCGGGTAGGGGTGCTGCTGTGCGGCGATTTGTTCGTGCGTCCCCAACTCGACCGGCGCGGCGGCATCGGCGATGTGCGCCCGGTGTGGCGGGCTTTTGCGCGGCACTTTCGCTGGGTGGCGGGGGTGGCGGGCAACCACGACGACTTTGGCACCGCCAAGGAGCGCGCCGCTTTTTTGTCCGAACCCGGCATCCATTTGCTCGACGGCGAGGTGGTCGACCTGGGCGGTCTGCGGGTGGCGGGCCTCGGGGGGATCATCGGCGATCCGGTCAAGCCCCAGCGCCGCAAGGAAAAAGATTTTGTGCGCGCGCTCAAAAAGCTCGTCGGTGCCCGGCCGGACGTGATGCTGCTGCACCAGGGTCCGGACGCGCCTGAGTTCAAATTAAGCGGCCATCGGGCCGTGCGCGAGGTACTCGGCCGCGCTCCCGTCCCCCTGGTGATGAGCGGCCACACGCACTGGAAAGAACCGCTCGCCACCAATTTCCGCGGCTCGCAGCTGCTCAATCTCGAAGGGCGGGGCCTGCTGCTGCAGCGCGGGGTGCCCAGCTTGCCTGCAGGACTCAAGTTGCAGTTTTCGGGAGCGCACTGGCATCTGGCCGCGGAGCTGTGA
- the cobW gene encoding cobalamin biosynthesis protein CobW, protein MQKVPVTVITGFLGSGKTTLIRHILTHNQGLRIAVLVNEFGELGIDGELVKACGGCGEEDIIELTNGCLCCTVQEEFLPTMQRLIARRDEIDHILVETSGLALPKPLVQAFRWPEIRNGATVDGVVTIVDAASVARGGLFERTSDAPGHGATEEELVELFEDQLACADLVLLNKSDQVAPADQPAVEAHLRALLPDSVKLIAASHSRVDPRTLLGLGQAVEEQIAKRPSHHDSEAEHDHDEDIRALSVRLEGPQDPDRLVAALQRLVRSDEIYRVKGFVHAAGKPLRLVIQGVGHRFERYFDRPWGKDETRRTDLVIIGKDLEAETIGRALAEGALTAPRPDASALPKTAT, encoded by the coding sequence ATGCAGAAAGTACCCGTCACGGTGATCACCGGCTTTTTGGGAAGCGGCAAAACGACCCTTATCCGCCACATCCTCACCCACAATCAGGGGCTGCGCATCGCCGTGCTGGTCAACGAGTTCGGCGAACTGGGCATCGACGGCGAACTGGTCAAAGCCTGCGGCGGCTGCGGTGAGGAGGACATCATCGAATTGACCAACGGCTGCTTGTGCTGCACGGTGCAGGAAGAATTTTTACCCACGATGCAGAGGCTGATCGCCCGCCGCGATGAGATCGACCACATTTTGGTCGAAACTTCCGGCTTGGCGCTTCCGAAACCGCTGGTGCAGGCGTTTCGCTGGCCCGAAATTCGCAATGGCGCGACGGTTGATGGGGTGGTGACGATTGTGGATGCCGCTTCCGTCGCGCGGGGCGGCCTGTTCGAGCGCACGAGCGACGCCCCCGGCCACGGCGCAACGGAGGAAGAACTTGTTGAGCTGTTCGAAGATCAACTGGCCTGCGCTGACCTGGTTCTGCTCAACAAGAGCGATCAGGTGGCACCGGCGGATCAACCGGCCGTCGAAGCGCACCTGCGCGCTTTGCTGCCGGATTCGGTCAAGCTCATCGCCGCAAGCCACAGCCGGGTGGACCCGCGCACTTTATTGGGTCTGGGTCAGGCGGTCGAAGAGCAGATCGCCAAGCGCCCCAGCCACCACGACAGCGAAGCAGAACACGACCACGACGAAGACATCCGGGCGCTCAGCGTGCGGCTGGAAGGACCGCAAGATCCCGACCGGCTGGTGGCCGCACTGCAGCGGCTGGTGCGCTCCGACGAAATCTACCGGGTCAAGGGCTTTGTCCATGCCGCCGGTAAACCCCTGCGCCTGGTGATCCAGGGGGTAGGTCACCGCTTCGAGCGCTACTTCGACCGTCCCTGGGGCAAAGATGAAACCCGCCGCACCGATCTGGTGATCATCGGCAAAGATCTGGAGGCGGAAACGATCGGGCGGGCACTGGCCGAGGGCGCTCTCACAGCTCCGCGGCCAGATGCCAGTGCGCTCCCGAAAACTGCAACTTGA
- a CDS encoding DoxX family protein, with amino-acid sequence MHRILALLIGGYGGASPLADVGLLVLRVFAGLTMAVHGLGKVPPNEGLVETVASLGFPAPVFFAWSAGLAELVGGILLAVGLLTRPAAAAVLFTMLVAGFILHGSQPFAEKELALLYAAVSFAFLLVGAGRYSLDGLIGGRLLGSGAGGRPLGRDRAPSPR; translated from the coding sequence ATGCATCGGATCCTTGCTTTGTTGATTGGCGGTTACGGAGGCGCTTCACCTCTGGCGGATGTGGGCTTGTTGGTATTGCGGGTGTTTGCTGGGCTCACGATGGCGGTCCATGGCCTCGGCAAGGTGCCGCCCAACGAAGGGCTGGTGGAGACGGTGGCGAGCCTGGGCTTCCCGGCGCCGGTCTTTTTTGCCTGGTCGGCGGGCCTTGCCGAACTGGTGGGGGGCATTCTTCTGGCAGTTGGCCTTTTGACCCGGCCGGCGGCGGCGGCGGTTCTCTTTACGATGCTGGTGGCAGGCTTCATCCTGCACGGCTCCCAGCCTTTTGCTGAAAAAGAACTGGCCCTGTTGTACGCTGCGGTGTCGTTCGCCTTTTTGTTGGTGGGAGCGGGACGGTATAGCCTCGACGGGTTGATTGGCGGGCGGTTGCTGGGCAGCGGTGCGGGGGGGCGGCCTCTCGGCCGCGACCGCGCCCCTTCACCCCGTTAG
- a CDS encoding DUF2281 domain-containing protein translates to MVKEPRRVETDMQCEEKDLFDKIRSLPPEKLAEVADFVDFLYQREQARLTQASSALSEDSFRRIWDNTEDAVYDTL, encoded by the coding sequence ATGGTTAAGGAACCAAGAAGGGTTGAAACCGACATGCAATGCGAAGAGAAAGATCTATTTGACAAAATTCGCAGCCTGCCGCCGGAGAAACTCGCGGAAGTTGCGGATTTCGTCGATTTTCTTTATCAACGCGAACAGGCGCGCCTGACACAAGCGAGCAGTGCGCTGTCGGAAGATTCCTTCCGTCGGATTTGGGACAATACCGAAGATGCCGTCTACGATACCCTATGA
- a CDS encoding type II toxin-antitoxin system PemK/MazF family toxin: protein MPSTIPYDFGDIILVAFPFSDLKTKKKRPAVVVSSSFYQTRYPDVILMAVTSQIQTPQYPGEVLIADWQAAGLLKASVTKPVLATVETELIIRKLGQLASADQEAVRATLLIIFG from the coding sequence ATGCCGTCTACGATACCCTATGATTTTGGAGATATCATTCTGGTTGCATTCCCGTTCAGCGATCTCAAAACCAAGAAGAAACGTCCTGCTGTTGTTGTGAGTTCTTCTTTCTATCAGACTCGTTATCCTGACGTTATTTTGATGGCTGTCACCAGCCAGATCCAAACACCACAGTATCCGGGTGAAGTTTTAATAGCTGATTGGCAAGCAGCAGGTCTGCTCAAAGCATCTGTTACAAAGCCCGTTTTGGCAACCGTGGAAACGGAACTGATCATTAGAAAACTAGGGCAATTAGCCTCAGCAGATCAAGAAGCAGTACGAGCAACGTTGCTGATTATCTTTGGATAA
- the ubiE gene encoding bifunctional demethylmenaquinone methyltransferase/2-methoxy-6-polyprenyl-1,4-benzoquinol methylase UbiE: MQGSQEIQGIFNAIAPVYDQINDRMSFGLHRVWKKMAIRWTDCKPGDTVLDLCCGTGDLAFLLARRVGVAGTVWGVDFAAAQLAQARRRDREGRVRWLEADALDLPFADDSFDAVTQGFGLRNVVDIPACFAQLRRVLKPGGRAVILDLHAPADAGWRAFQRWYLEGWVTALGRAQGLEAEYAYIAPSLERFPTGDEQVRLAQQAGFSQASHYPLIGGTVGVLVAQ; this comes from the coding sequence ATGCAGGGTAGCCAGGAGATCCAGGGCATCTTCAACGCCATTGCGCCGGTCTATGACCAGATCAATGACCGGATGAGCTTCGGTTTGCACCGGGTCTGGAAGAAGATGGCCATCCGTTGGACCGATTGCAAGCCGGGGGATACGGTGCTCGATCTGTGCTGCGGCACCGGCGATCTGGCTTTTTTGCTCGCCCGGCGGGTGGGGGTCGCCGGTACGGTCTGGGGGGTCGATTTTGCCGCCGCCCAGCTGGCCCAGGCCCGCCGCCGCGATCGCGAAGGGCGGGTGCGTTGGCTCGAAGCGGACGCCCTGGATTTGCCTTTTGCCGACGACAGCTTCGACGCGGTGACTCAGGGTTTCGGACTGCGCAACGTCGTCGATATTCCCGCCTGCTTCGCACAGCTGCGTCGGGTGCTCAAACCCGGCGGCCGAGCGGTGATTCTCGATTTGCACGCCCCGGCCGACGCCGGGTGGCGGGCTTTTCAGCGCTGGTATCTTGAAGGCTGGGTCACGGCACTCGGCCGCGCCCAAGGCCTGGAGGCCGAGTACGCCTACATCGCCCCGAGCCTGGAGCGCTTTCCTACAGGAGACGAGCAGGTGCGGCTGGCCCAGCAAGCCGGATTTAGCCAAGCGAGCCACTATCCGTTGATCGGTGGAACGGTTGGGGTGCTGGTGGCGCAATAA
- a CDS encoding molybdenum cofactor guanylyltransferase translates to MDPQHSSPSTAVGALGVLILAGGHSSRMGRDKALVEIGGKPMLRRVWEAARGGLGAGAPSWAVTPWPERYRELLPGCIWIEERYSEGPFAAFLQALPHIQSEWVLVLACDLPDLEAGVIGRWARALGGAPDSALAALVPSAKGWEPLCGFYRRRCFSSAMQYLAEGGRSFQGWLERIEIFALAADRDMLRNCNTPEDLSEEGERAVF, encoded by the coding sequence TTGGATCCCCAGCATTCTTCTCCTTCCACCGCTGTCGGCGCGCTCGGCGTGCTCATCCTGGCCGGTGGCCACAGTTCGCGCATGGGCCGCGACAAGGCCCTCGTCGAGATTGGCGGCAAGCCGATGCTCAGGCGCGTCTGGGAAGCGGCACGCGGCGGCCTCGGGGCGGGCGCGCCGTCCTGGGCCGTCACCCCCTGGCCCGAGCGCTACCGCGAACTGTTGCCCGGGTGCATCTGGATCGAGGAGCGCTACAGCGAAGGCCCCTTTGCCGCCTTTTTGCAGGCGTTGCCCCACATCCAGAGCGAATGGGTGTTGGTGCTCGCCTGCGACCTGCCCGACCTCGAAGCCGGGGTGATTGGCCGCTGGGCGCGCGCGCTCGGGGGCGCTCCGGATAGCGCCCTGGCGGCCCTGGTGCCCTCAGCTAAGGGCTGGGAGCCTCTGTGCGGTTTCTACCGGCGGCGCTGTTTTTCTTCGGCGATGCAGTATCTGGCGGAGGGGGGCCGCTCGTTCCAGGGTTGGCTGGAGCGCATCGAGATTTTTGCCCTGGCGGCGGACAGGGACATGCTGCGCAATTGCAATACGCCGGAGGATCTGTCCGAAGAAGGGGAGCGGGCAGTGTTTTGA
- a CDS encoding S9 family peptidase codes for MKPPIAEVIPKSRTLHGETLVDDYFWLREKDNPIVITYLEAENRYTEAVMQPTEQLQQTLYAEMLARIKQTDLTAPELWGGYYYYRRTEEGKQYPILCRKPGSLEAAEAILLDQNELARDKSYFRIGTYQMSPDQHFIAYSVTTTGAEVYTIFIKDLKTGETLAEQLTNASGYGFDWAGDNKTLFYTVQDAANRPYRICRHTLGTEPKTDPVALEEKDELFILSLEKTRSDAYLLATSVSKQTSEVSYLRADDPTGRFITFAPRRTGVLYSVDHRGDRFYILTDENAKNGKLLQAPVADPAHANWQERLPHRSDVKLDGIDLFKGYMVVYERENALKRMRVYDFAAQAFQPVAFDEPVYTFFPARNPEFDTEQLRFTYTSLVTPSSVYDYDLRRRTRELKKQETVYGYDPALYTSERQWAVAPDGERVPISLVYKKGRAKDGTQPLLLYGYGAYGISMDPGFSSGRLSLLERGFAFAIAHIRGGGEMGRAWYDDGKLLKKKNTFSDFIACAESVISEKYTTAEKLAIYGGSAGGLLMGAVVNLRPELFKSAIAKVPFVDVVNTMLDPSLPLTVGEYEEWGNPNELEYFRYIRSYSPYDNIEAKAYPNLLLTTGINDSQVPYWEPAKWAAKLRKRKTDNNVLLLKTNMGVGHGGSSGRYDALKEVAFDYAYLLMTLGVD; via the coding sequence ATGAAACCACCCATTGCCGAAGTGATCCCCAAAAGCCGGACCCTCCACGGTGAAACCCTGGTGGACGACTACTTCTGGCTGCGCGAGAAGGATAACCCAATTGTCATTACTTACCTGGAGGCGGAAAACCGCTACACCGAGGCGGTTATGCAACCGACTGAGCAGTTGCAGCAGACGCTTTATGCCGAAATGCTCGCCCGCATCAAGCAAACCGACCTGACGGCACCGGAACTGTGGGGAGGATACTACTACTACCGGCGTACCGAAGAAGGCAAGCAATACCCGATTCTCTGCCGCAAACCGGGTAGCCTCGAAGCGGCCGAAGCGATCCTGCTCGATCAGAACGAACTGGCCAGGGACAAGAGCTACTTTCGCATCGGTACGTACCAGATGAGCCCCGACCAGCACTTCATCGCCTACAGCGTCACTACCACCGGTGCGGAAGTCTACACGATCTTTATCAAAGACCTCAAAACCGGCGAAACGCTGGCCGAACAACTGACCAACGCGAGCGGCTACGGCTTCGACTGGGCCGGCGACAACAAGACGCTTTTCTATACCGTCCAGGACGCCGCCAACCGCCCCTACCGCATCTGTCGCCACACCCTGGGCACTGAGCCTAAAACCGATCCGGTCGCCCTCGAAGAAAAAGACGAGTTGTTCATTTTGAGTCTGGAAAAGACCCGCAGCGATGCTTACTTGCTCGCCACATCCGTCAGCAAACAGACCTCCGAAGTCTCCTACCTGCGAGCCGACGATCCGACCGGCCGCTTTATAACCTTTGCACCGCGCCGGACAGGGGTACTCTACTCGGTGGATCATCGCGGCGACCGCTTCTACATCCTCACCGACGAGAACGCCAAAAACGGCAAGCTGTTGCAGGCGCCGGTGGCCGATCCCGCCCACGCCAACTGGCAGGAACGACTACCCCACAGAAGCGACGTCAAACTCGACGGCATCGACCTGTTCAAGGGGTACATGGTAGTCTACGAGCGCGAGAACGCCCTCAAGCGCATGCGCGTCTACGACTTCGCGGCCCAGGCGTTCCAGCCGGTCGCCTTTGACGAGCCGGTCTACACGTTCTTCCCGGCGCGCAACCCCGAGTTCGACACCGAGCAGTTGCGCTTCACCTACACTTCGCTAGTCACCCCGTCCTCGGTCTACGACTACGACCTGCGCCGCCGCACCCGCGAACTTAAAAAGCAGGAGACCGTCTACGGCTACGACCCGGCGCTCTATACCAGCGAGCGGCAGTGGGCCGTGGCCCCGGACGGTGAGCGCGTGCCGATCTCGCTGGTCTACAAAAAGGGCCGGGCCAAAGACGGCACCCAACCGCTGCTGCTCTACGGCTACGGCGCCTACGGGATCAGCATGGACCCGGGCTTTTCGAGCGGCCGGCTGAGCCTGCTCGAGCGCGGCTTCGCCTTTGCGATTGCCCACATCCGGGGGGGCGGAGAGATGGGCCGCGCCTGGTACGACGACGGCAAGTTGCTCAAAAAGAAAAACACCTTCTCCGATTTTATTGCCTGCGCCGAGTCAGTAATTTCAGAAAAGTACACTACTGCCGAAAAGCTGGCCATTTACGGTGGCAGCGCCGGGGGATTATTGATGGGGGCGGTTGTCAACCTGCGGCCGGAACTGTTCAAATCGGCGATCGCCAAGGTGCCCTTCGTCGATGTGGTGAACACTATGCTCGACCCGAGCCTGCCCCTAACCGTGGGCGAGTACGAAGAGTGGGGCAATCCGAACGAACTCGAATACTTCCGCTACATCCGCTCCTACTCGCCCTACGACAATATCGAGGCGAAGGCTTACCCCAACTTGCTGCTTACCACCGGCATCAACGACTCCCAGGTACCCTACTGGGAACCCGCCAAGTGGGCAGCCAAACTGCGCAAGCGCAAAACCGACAACAACGTGTTGTTGCTCAAGACCAACATGGGCGTTGGCCACGGCGGTTCCTCGGGCCGCTACGACGCCCTCAAAGAAGTCGCCTTTGATTATGCGTATTTGCTGATGACGCTGGGGGTGGATTGA
- a CDS encoding substrate-binding periplasmic protein: MPPTRSRRLFLGWFGTTLLSSCTATAPVSSAGPDWVLVRQRGFLRTAADPLVGAPYFFKRAGEYTGFEWEILSALCRQLRVGLEIVEVAWPEQPDALVAQKVDLLLNGHELPPSGEADTPRPPFESTRPYYLSSQQLLVSAPAAEAPANFAALAGRRVGVIDQSGGWALVSAYNRKSSPPISVAGFRNLQDLLAQLEGGGLDMALIEAPVAAWQARQHKGWRRVGPGWLPVALVGLVRTQDRSTREQIDLALGKLVAAGRLQAILRRWGLWNELQNRLVF; this comes from the coding sequence ATGCCCCCAACCCGCTCCCGCCGCCTGTTTCTGGGCTGGTTCGGGACCACCCTGCTCTCCAGTTGCACAGCCACTGCCCCGGTGTCGAGCGCTGGACCCGACTGGGTGCTCGTCCGGCAGCGGGGGTTTTTGCGCACCGCCGCCGATCCACTGGTGGGGGCGCCGTATTTTTTCAAGCGCGCGGGCGAGTACACAGGTTTTGAGTGGGAGATCCTTTCGGCGCTGTGCCGCCAGTTGCGCGTAGGGCTGGAGATTGTGGAGGTGGCCTGGCCGGAGCAACCTGATGCGCTCGTCGCCCAGAAAGTCGATTTGTTGCTCAATGGTCATGAATTGCCGCCCTCCGGTGAAGCGGACACCCCCCGCCCGCCTTTCGAATCCACCCGGCCCTACTACCTGAGCAGCCAGCAGTTGCTGGTGAGTGCCCCGGCGGCCGAGGCCCCCGCCAACTTCGCGGCTCTGGCGGGCCGACGGGTAGGGGTAATCGACCAGAGCGGCGGCTGGGCCTTGGTAAGCGCTTACAACCGCAAAAGCTCACCGCCCATCTCTGTGGCGGGCTTTCGCAATTTGCAGGATCTGCTTGCGCAGTTGGAAGGGGGTGGGTTGGACATGGCGCTTATCGAAGCGCCGGTGGCCGCCTGGCAGGCGAGGCAACACAAAGGCTGGCGACGGGTGGGGCCGGGGTGGCTGCCGGTGGCGCTCGTGGGGCTGGTGCGTACCCAGGACCGATCGACCCGCGAACAAATCGATCTGGCCCTCGGCAAACTGGTGGCTGCAGGTCGGTTGCAAGCTATTCTGCGGCGCTGGGGACTTTGGAACGAACTGCAGAACCGATTGGTGTTTTGA
- a CDS encoding VOC family protein yields the protein MAVKRIVANIAADKVEHAAAFYADVLGLHLVMDQGWIMTFAANGRSAPQISIASEGGSGTPVPDLSIEVDDLDEVHQRVVAKGLNVEYGPTREPWAVRRFYVRDPFGRLINILAHE from the coding sequence ATGGCAGTAAAGCGTATCGTAGCCAACATCGCGGCCGATAAGGTTGAGCATGCTGCCGCCTTCTATGCGGACGTTCTCGGATTGCACTTGGTCATGGACCAAGGCTGGATCATGACGTTCGCTGCCAACGGTCGATCTGCGCCGCAGATCAGCATCGCCAGCGAGGGCGGATCGGGCACTCCCGTGCCGGACCTGTCGATCGAAGTGGACGACCTTGACGAGGTCCATCAGCGGGTCGTCGCTAAAGGGCTGAACGTTGAATATGGCCCGACGAGGGAGCCGTGGGCGGTACGGCGTTTCTACGTGCGTGACCCGTTTGGCCGCCTGATCAACATTCTGGCCCACGAATAG
- a CDS encoding VOC family protein, with the protein MGNPVVYFEIGCRDSSKTAEFFAQVFGWKGLPEGPAVSIRTGSEEGIQGMINSLGHEPHNYVTFYIQVEDLQAALDKAESLGGKTCIPPTEVPGSGHFAWMSDPEGNTIGLWKPLQP; encoded by the coding sequence ATGGGTAACCCTGTCGTCTATTTCGAGATCGGCTGCCGCGACAGCAGCAAGACCGCCGAATTTTTTGCGCAGGTGTTCGGCTGGAAAGGACTGCCCGAAGGTCCGGCAGTCTCTATCCGGACCGGCAGCGAGGAGGGCATCCAGGGCATGATCAACTCCCTCGGCCACGAACCCCACAATTACGTGACCTTTTACATACAAGTCGAAGATCTGCAGGCTGCCCTCGACAAAGCCGAATCTCTCGGAGGCAAGACCTGCATCCCACCGACGGAAGTGCCCGGCAGCGGTCACTTCGCCTGGATGAGCGATCCCGAAGGCAACACTATCGGTCTCTGGAAACCGCTTCAGCCGTAG
- a CDS encoding DUF29 domain-containing protein translates to MDTETRERVGYDEDFHAWAFAQATLLREGRLDRLDLENLAEELESLGRSERRALESRLEVLILHLLKWQYQAEKRSKSWLATIAEQRYRISRLFHESPSLRPLLEELVPVAFIGATFSFERETELPRSLVGKSCPYSTTQIVDDAFLPQETGGPPIEPQSL, encoded by the coding sequence GTGGACACTGAAACCCGCGAACGTGTCGGCTACGACGAGGACTTCCATGCCTGGGCGTTTGCGCAGGCGACGCTTTTGCGCGAAGGCCGCCTGGACAGGCTGGATCTTGAAAACCTTGCTGAGGAGTTGGAAAGCTTGGGCAGGTCTGAACGCAGAGCGCTCGAAAGCCGGTTGGAGGTGTTGATCCTGCATTTGCTCAAGTGGCAGTATCAAGCTGAAAAACGCTCCAAAAGTTGGCTGGCGACGATCGCCGAGCAGCGCTATCGGATCTCCAGGCTTTTTCACGAAAGCCCAAGCTTGCGGCCTTTGCTGGAAGAACTGGTTCCAGTTGCTTTCATAGGGGCCACCTTCAGCTTTGAACGCGAAACCGAACTGCCTCGCAGCCTCGTCGGCAAGAGCTGCCCGTACAGTACGACGCAGATCGTCGACGACGCATTTCTTCCGCAGGAAACGGGCGGGCCTCCCATCGAGCCGCAATCCCTTTGA
- a CDS encoding WG repeat-containing protein — MRIDSPGWGYIDRTGKVVVEPKYIRACDFKDGIARVRTFDLYNKRIDRTGRELPR; from the coding sequence GTGAGAATCGATTCTCCCGGGTGGGGCTACATCGACCGCACAGGAAAAGTGGTGGTGGAGCCAAAGTACATCCGGGCCTGCGATTTCAAAGATGGGATAGCCCGGGTGCGGACGTTCGACCTGTACAACAAGCGCATAGACAGAACCGGGCGCGAATTGCCCCGATGA